In a single window of the Atlantibacter hermannii genome:
- the ftsN gene encoding essential cell division protein, with amino-acid sequence MVAIAAAVLVTFIGGLYFITHHKSEEAEVIPGQKVTGNGLPPKPEERWRYIKELENRQPGVRTPTEPSAGGEIMNQDQLTNEQRQLLAQMQADMRQQPTQLNEVPWNEQTPAQRQQTLQRQKQLQQQQQNTVAQQRTPPRVEQPYQQPQPVRSTTVQEQPTRSAQNQAPRTTAPQTNRTAASQQPYQDLLQTPPHTTQREPAQPKATAQAAPVTRETTPEKPAAEKKDERAGWCSAVPLKARSRLKLCVRSWHLKDSIHVLRLIMAGTASLSGR; translated from the coding sequence ATGGTCGCTATCGCAGCGGCCGTTTTAGTTACCTTTATTGGTGGCCTGTACTTTATTACCCATCATAAATCTGAAGAAGCGGAAGTTATTCCAGGGCAAAAAGTCACGGGAAATGGCTTGCCGCCTAAGCCGGAAGAACGCTGGCGTTATATCAAAGAGCTGGAAAACCGCCAGCCAGGCGTGCGCACCCCGACTGAGCCGTCCGCCGGCGGGGAAATCATGAATCAGGACCAGCTCACCAACGAACAGCGGCAGTTGCTGGCCCAAATGCAGGCGGATATGCGCCAGCAACCCACGCAGCTCAACGAAGTGCCGTGGAATGAGCAAACCCCTGCCCAGCGCCAGCAAACGCTTCAGCGGCAGAAGCAGCTCCAACAGCAGCAACAGAATACTGTCGCGCAACAGCGTACGCCGCCGCGCGTGGAGCAGCCTTACCAACAGCCTCAGCCGGTACGCAGCACGACGGTTCAGGAACAGCCGACGCGCAGCGCCCAAAACCAGGCGCCGCGTACTACCGCGCCGCAAACCAACCGCACCGCCGCCAGTCAGCAGCCTTATCAGGATTTGCTGCAAACGCCGCCGCATACTACCCAGCGTGAGCCGGCACAGCCGAAAGCAACGGCGCAAGCCGCACCGGTAACCCGTGAAACCACGCCGGAAAAACCGGCCGCAGAGAAAAAAGACGAGCGCGCTGGATGGTGCAGTGCGGTTCCTTTAAAGGCGCGGAGCAGGCTGAAACTGTGCGTGCGCAGCTGGCATTTGAAGGATTCGATTCACGTATTACGGCTAATAATGGCTGGAACCGCGTCGTTATCGGGCCGGTGA
- the hslV gene encoding ATP-dependent hslVU protease peptidase subunit HslV: MTTIVSVRRNGQVVIGGDGQATLGNTVMKGNVKKVRRLYNDKVIAGFAGGTADAFTLFELFERKLEMHQGHLVKAAVELAKDWRTDRMLRRLEALLAVADETASLIITGNGDVIQPENDLIAIGSGGPYAQAAARALLENTELNAREIVEKSLGIAGDICIYTNHFLTIEELSSKA, translated from the coding sequence GTGACAACAATAGTAAGCGTACGCCGCAACGGACAGGTGGTGATTGGTGGTGATGGACAGGCCACGCTGGGCAACACCGTGATGAAAGGCAATGTCAAAAAAGTCCGTCGTCTTTACAACGATAAAGTCATCGCGGGTTTCGCGGGCGGTACGGCTGACGCCTTCACGCTGTTTGAACTCTTCGAACGCAAACTGGAAATGCATCAGGGCCATCTGGTCAAAGCGGCCGTCGAGCTTGCCAAAGACTGGCGAACTGACCGCATGCTGCGCCGTCTGGAAGCGTTGCTGGCGGTTGCCGATGAAACCGCGTCGCTGATCATTACCGGTAACGGCGATGTAATCCAGCCGGAAAACGACCTCATCGCGATTGGTTCTGGTGGACCGTACGCGCAGGCTGCGGCCCGTGCGCTGCTGGAAAATACCGAACTGAACGCCCGTGAAATTGTTGAGAAGTCGCTGGGGATTGCAGGTGATATTTGCATCTACACCAACCACTTCCTGACCATCGAAGAACTTTCCTCTAAAGCGTAA
- the hslU gene encoding ATP-dependent hslVU protease ATP-binding subunit HslU, with the protein MSEMTPREIVSELDKHIIGQDAAKRSVAIALRNRWRRMQLDEELRHEVTPKNILMIGPTGVGKTEIARRLAKLAHAPFIKVEATKFTEVGYVGKEVDSIIRDLTDSAIKMVRMQSIEKNRYRAEEMAEERILDVLIPPAKNNWGQPEQAQEPSAARQSFRKKLREGQLDDKEIEINLAAAPMGVEIMAPPGMEEMTNQLQSMFQNLGGQKQKPRKLKIKDAMKLLVEEEAAKLVNPEELKQDAIDAVEQHGIVFIDEIDKICKRGNVSGPDVSREGVQRDLLPLVEGCTVSTKHGMVKTDHILFIASGAFQVASPSDLIPELQGRLPIRVELQALTAEDFERILTEPNASVTVQYKALMATEGVNIDFTEDGIKRIAQAAWQVNESTENIGARRLHTVLERLMEEISYDASDLNGQTITIDAEYVGKHLDELVADEDLSRFIL; encoded by the coding sequence ATGTCTGAAATGACTCCACGCGAAATTGTCAGCGAACTCGACAAACATATTATCGGCCAGGACGCGGCAAAGCGCTCCGTGGCTATCGCGCTGCGTAACCGCTGGCGCCGTATGCAGCTTGATGAAGAGCTGCGTCATGAAGTGACACCGAAAAACATTCTGATGATCGGCCCGACCGGGGTGGGTAAAACCGAAATTGCCCGCCGTCTGGCAAAGCTCGCTCATGCGCCGTTTATTAAAGTTGAAGCCACAAAGTTCACCGAAGTGGGCTATGTAGGTAAAGAAGTTGATTCGATCATTCGTGATCTGACCGACTCTGCGATCAAAATGGTACGCATGCAGTCCATTGAGAAAAACCGCTATCGCGCCGAAGAAATGGCAGAAGAGCGTATCCTGGATGTGCTGATCCCACCGGCCAAAAACAACTGGGGCCAGCCGGAACAGGCACAGGAACCTTCCGCGGCGCGCCAGTCTTTCCGTAAGAAGCTGCGCGAAGGCCAACTGGATGACAAAGAGATTGAAATCAATCTCGCCGCAGCACCAATGGGCGTAGAAATCATGGCACCTCCGGGCATGGAAGAGATGACCAACCAGCTCCAGTCCATGTTCCAGAATCTGGGCGGACAAAAGCAGAAGCCGCGGAAGCTGAAAATCAAAGACGCCATGAAACTGCTGGTGGAAGAAGAAGCCGCCAAGCTGGTGAATCCGGAAGAGCTGAAGCAGGACGCTATCGACGCGGTTGAACAGCACGGTATCGTGTTTATCGATGAGATCGACAAGATTTGTAAGCGCGGTAATGTTTCCGGCCCGGATGTCTCCCGTGAAGGCGTACAGCGCGATCTGCTGCCGCTGGTGGAAGGCTGCACCGTCTCAACCAAACACGGCATGGTGAAAACCGACCATATCCTGTTTATCGCTTCCGGCGCGTTCCAGGTGGCCAGCCCGTCTGATCTGATCCCGGAACTGCAGGGCCGTCTGCCGATCCGCGTGGAGCTTCAGGCGCTGACCGCTGAAGATTTTGAACGCATCCTGACCGAGCCGAACGCGTCCGTGACCGTACAGTACAAAGCGCTGATGGCGACCGAAGGCGTCAATATCGACTTCACCGAGGATGGTATCAAGCGCATCGCCCAGGCGGCGTGGCAGGTTAACGAAAGCACCGAAAACATCGGCGCACGTCGTCTGCACACGGTGCTGGAACGCCTGATGGAAGAGATCTCCTATGACGCGAGCGATCTCAACGGTCAGACCATCACCATTGATGCCGAATACGTCGGTAAACACCTGGATGAACTGGTGGCAGATGAAGATTTGAGTCGCTTCATTCTGTAA
- the menA gene encoding 1,4-dihydroxy-2-naphthoate octaprenyltransferase has product MNDSPSLSRTQAWLESLRPRTLPLAFASIVVGSALAWWQGVFDPLVAFLALLTAGLLQILSNLANDYGDAVKGSDKPDRIGPLRGMQKGAITQAQMKRALIITVVLICLSGFALVWVACRTFSDFLGFLLLGLLSIIAAITYTVGTRPYGYMGLGDISVLIFFGWLSVMGTWYLQAHTLIPAIFLPATACGLLATAVLNINNLRDIDSDRVNGKNTLAVRLGPTRARRYHAFLLIGTLVCLALFNLFSLQSPWGWLFILAAPMLVRQAQYVMREHEPLAMRPMLERTVKGALLTNLLFAIGVILSQADF; this is encoded by the coding sequence ATGAATGACTCACCTTCTCTGAGCCGTACTCAGGCCTGGCTGGAAAGCCTGCGGCCGCGTACTCTCCCCCTCGCTTTCGCCTCAATTGTGGTCGGTAGCGCTCTCGCCTGGTGGCAAGGAGTGTTCGATCCCCTCGTCGCGTTTCTGGCGTTACTCACGGCGGGCCTGCTACAAATCCTTTCCAATCTCGCCAACGATTATGGCGATGCCGTAAAAGGCAGCGACAAACCGGATCGCATCGGTCCATTGCGCGGCATGCAGAAAGGCGCGATTACCCAGGCTCAGATGAAACGTGCGTTGATCATCACCGTGGTGCTGATTTGCCTGTCCGGCTTCGCGCTGGTATGGGTAGCGTGCCGTACCTTCAGCGATTTTTTAGGATTCTTATTGCTGGGACTGCTGTCGATTATTGCCGCCATCACGTATACGGTTGGCACCCGCCCTTATGGCTATATGGGGCTTGGCGATATTTCAGTACTGATTTTCTTTGGCTGGCTGAGCGTCATGGGAACATGGTATTTGCAGGCGCATACGCTAATCCCGGCGATTTTCCTGCCTGCTACCGCCTGTGGACTGCTGGCGACCGCCGTGCTCAACATCAACAATTTGCGCGATATCGACAGCGACAGAGTCAACGGCAAGAATACGCTGGCAGTACGCCTCGGCCCGACACGCGCGCGCCGCTATCACGCTTTTTTGCTGATCGGCACGCTGGTCTGCCTGGCGCTGTTTAATCTGTTTTCGCTGCAAAGCCCGTGGGGATGGCTGTTCATTCTGGCAGCGCCGATGCTGGTAAGACAGGCGCAATACGTAATGCGCGAACACGAGCCGCTGGCCATGCGCCCGATGCTTGAACGCACGGTAAAAGGCGCGCTACTCACTAACCTGTTGTTTGCAATAGGTGTTATTTTGAGTCAGGCCGATTTTTAA
- the rraA gene encoding ribonuclease activity regulator protein RraA, with product MKYDTSELCDIYHEEVNVVEPLFSNFGGRSSFGGQIITVKCFEDNGLLYELLEQNGRGRILLVDGGGSVRRALLDAELARLAVQNEWEGIVIYGAVRQVDDLEEMDLGIQALAAIPVGASGEGIGESDVRVNFGGVTFFSGDHLYADNTGMILSEDPLDIE from the coding sequence ATGAAATACGATACTTCTGAGCTTTGTGACATTTATCATGAAGAAGTCAATGTAGTGGAGCCGCTGTTCTCCAACTTCGGCGGGCGTTCCTCTTTTGGCGGGCAGATCATTACCGTGAAATGTTTCGAGGACAACGGGTTGCTGTACGAGCTGCTCGAGCAAAATGGCCGCGGACGCATTTTACTGGTAGATGGCGGCGGTTCCGTTCGTCGCGCATTGCTTGACGCCGAGCTGGCGCGTCTGGCGGTGCAAAACGAATGGGAAGGCATTGTGATTTATGGCGCGGTGCGCCAGGTGGACGACCTGGAAGAGATGGATTTGGGTATTCAGGCGCTTGCCGCCATTCCTGTGGGCGCATCAGGCGAAGGCATCGGTGAAAGCGACGTCCGCGTCAATTTCGGCGGCGTTACCTTCTTCTCAGGCGATCACCTGTATGCTGACAACACCGGCATGATCCTCTCTGAAGACCCGCTCGACATCGAATAG
- the nlpA gene encoding lipoprotein-28, whose translation MKLGMPRIRMTAAVLLTGLLLAGCDQQSDSAKHIKVGVINGAEQDVAEVAKKVAKDKYDLDVELVGFSGSLLPNDATNQGELDANVFQHRPFLEQDNNAHNYKLVAVGNTFVFPMAGYSRKIKSVSELKDGATVAIPNDPTNLGRALLLLQKEKLITLKPDTGLLPTALDIVDNPRQLKIMEMEGAQLPRVLDDPKVDVAIISTTYIQQLNLSPVHDSVFIEDKNSPYVNIIVTREDNKDAENVKKFIQSYQSPEVAKAAEKIFNGGAVPGW comes from the coding sequence GTGAAACTGGGAATGCCTCGTATACGGATGACCGCTGCGGTATTGCTGACCGGCCTGTTGCTGGCGGGCTGCGATCAACAAAGCGACAGCGCTAAACATATCAAAGTGGGTGTGATTAACGGCGCGGAACAGGATGTCGCGGAAGTCGCTAAAAAAGTCGCGAAAGATAAATACGATTTAGACGTGGAGCTGGTGGGTTTCAGCGGTTCGCTGCTGCCCAACGACGCCACCAACCAGGGTGAACTGGATGCCAACGTGTTTCAGCACCGTCCGTTCCTCGAACAGGATAACAACGCGCACAACTATAAACTGGTGGCGGTAGGCAACACCTTCGTGTTCCCGATGGCTGGCTACTCCCGCAAAATCAAATCGGTTTCTGAATTAAAAGATGGCGCAACCGTCGCGATTCCGAACGATCCCACCAACCTGGGCCGGGCGCTGCTCCTGCTGCAAAAAGAGAAACTCATTACCCTTAAACCGGATACCGGCCTGCTGCCAACGGCGCTGGATATCGTCGATAACCCGCGCCAGTTGAAAATTATGGAGATGGAAGGGGCGCAGTTGCCGCGCGTGCTGGACGATCCAAAAGTCGACGTGGCGATTATTAGCACCACCTATATTCAGCAACTGAACCTGTCACCAGTCCATGACAGCGTGTTTATCGAAGACAAAAACTCGCCTTACGTGAATATCATCGTCACGCGTGAAGACAACAAAGACGCGGAAAATGTGAAGAAGTTTATTCAGTCGTATCAGTCGCCAGAAGTGGCGAAGGCGGCTGAGAAAATCTTTAACGGTGGGGCGGTGCCTGGCTGGTAA
- the zapB gene encoding cell division factor ZapB yields MSFEVFEKLEAKVQQAVDTITLLQMEIEELKEKNNNLAQEIQHAQGSREELERENNQLKEQQHVWQERLQALLGRMEEV; encoded by the coding sequence ATGTCATTTGAAGTGTTTGAGAAACTGGAAGCGAAAGTACAGCAGGCTGTTGATACCATCACCCTGTTGCAGATGGAAATTGAAGAGCTGAAAGAAAAGAACAACAACCTGGCGCAGGAAATTCAACATGCGCAGGGTAGCCGTGAAGAGCTGGAGCGCGAAAACAACCAGCTGAAAGAACAGCAGCATGTCTGGCAGGAACGTCTGCAGGCGCTGCTGGGCCGCATGGAAGAGGTGTAA
- the glpF gene encoding glycerol uptake facilitator protein has product MSQTSTLKGQCIAEFLGTGLLIFFGVGCVAALKVAGASFGQWEISVIWGLGVAMAIYLTAGVSGAHLNPAVTLALWLFACFDKRKVVPYIVSQFAGAFCAAALVYGLYYNLFYDYEHTHNMVRGSVESLDLAGVFSTYPNPHINFFQAFAVEMVITAILMGLILALTDDGNGIPRGPLGPLLIGLLIAVIGASMGPLTGFAMNPARDIGPKAFAWLAGWGDVAFTGAKDIPYFLVPLFGPVAGAALGAFGYRKLIGRHLPCDVCAVEDEKESATSSAQQKATL; this is encoded by the coding sequence ATGAGTCAAACATCAACCTTAAAAGGCCAGTGCATCGCCGAGTTTCTCGGCACCGGGTTGTTGATTTTCTTTGGTGTGGGCTGCGTCGCCGCGTTGAAAGTGGCGGGTGCCAGCTTTGGCCAGTGGGAAATCAGCGTGATTTGGGGTTTAGGGGTAGCCATGGCTATCTACCTGACCGCTGGCGTCTCCGGTGCGCACCTTAACCCCGCCGTTACGCTTGCGCTGTGGTTATTCGCTTGCTTCGATAAACGTAAAGTTGTTCCTTACATTGTTTCTCAATTTGCGGGTGCCTTTTGCGCCGCTGCGTTGGTTTACGGGCTTTATTACAATCTTTTCTACGATTACGAACATACTCACAATATGGTGCGCGGCAGCGTTGAAAGCCTCGATCTGGCAGGCGTGTTCTCAACCTACCCTAACCCGCACATTAACTTCTTCCAGGCCTTTGCCGTTGAAATGGTGATTACGGCAATTCTGATGGGATTGATTCTGGCGCTGACGGATGACGGTAACGGCATTCCACGCGGCCCGCTTGGTCCGTTGCTGATTGGTCTGTTGATCGCCGTGATCGGCGCGTCAATGGGGCCGCTGACCGGCTTTGCGATGAACCCGGCGCGTGATATCGGTCCGAAAGCGTTCGCCTGGCTTGCAGGCTGGGGCGATGTCGCCTTCACTGGCGCAAAAGATATTCCTTACTTCCTGGTGCCGCTCTTTGGCCCGGTGGCGGGTGCAGCATTAGGCGCCTTCGGTTATCGTAAACTGATTGGCCGCCACTTACCTTGCGATGTCTGCGCTGTGGAAGATGAAAAAGAATCGGCAACCTCCAGCGCGCAACAAAAAGCTACGCTGTAA
- the glpK_2 gene encoding glycerol kinase: MTEKKYIVALDQGTTSSRAVVMDHSANIVSVSQREFQQIYPKAGWVEHDPMEIWATQSSVLVEVLAKADINSDEIAGIGITNQRETAIVWERETGKPIYNAIVWQCRRTADICEQLKRDGMEDYIRKNTGLVVDPYFSGTKVKWILDHVEGSRERARRGELLFGTVDTWLIWKMTQGRVHVTDYTNASRTMLFNIHNLDWDDRMLEVLDIPRAMLPEVRKSSEVYGQTNIGGKGGTRIPIAGIAGDQQAALFGQLCVKEGMAKNTYGTGCFMLMNTGEKAVTSENGLLTTIACGPSGEVNYALEGAVFMAGASIQWLRDEMKLINDAFDSEYFANKVKDTNGVYVVPAFTGLGAPYWDPYARGAIFGLTRGVNSCHIIRATLESIAFQTRDVLEAMQADSGIRLHALRVDGGAVANNFLMQFQSDILGTRVERPEVREVTALGAAYLAGLAVGFWQNLDELQEKAVIEREFRPGIETTERNFRYAGWKKAVKRAMAWEEHE, translated from the coding sequence ATGACTGAGAAAAAATATATCGTTGCGCTCGATCAGGGCACTACCAGCTCCCGCGCCGTAGTGATGGATCACAGCGCCAACATCGTGAGCGTTTCACAGCGTGAATTTCAGCAAATTTACCCGAAAGCGGGTTGGGTTGAGCATGACCCGATGGAAATTTGGGCGACCCAGAGCTCGGTATTAGTGGAAGTTCTGGCGAAAGCCGACATCAACTCAGACGAAATTGCCGGCATCGGTATTACCAACCAGCGTGAAACCGCCATTGTGTGGGAACGCGAAACCGGGAAACCGATTTATAACGCTATCGTCTGGCAGTGCCGCCGTACCGCAGATATCTGCGAGCAGCTCAAGCGCGACGGCATGGAAGATTACATCCGCAAAAACACCGGCCTGGTGGTGGACCCGTACTTCTCCGGCACCAAAGTGAAATGGATCCTCGACCACGTTGAAGGCTCCCGCGAACGCGCCCGCCGTGGCGAGTTGCTGTTCGGTACCGTCGATACCTGGCTTATCTGGAAGATGACTCAGGGACGCGTCCACGTCACCGATTACACCAACGCCTCCCGCACCATGTTGTTCAACATTCACAACCTGGACTGGGACGACCGTATGCTGGAAGTGCTGGACATCCCGCGTGCCATGCTGCCGGAAGTGCGTAAATCTTCCGAAGTTTACGGCCAGACGAACATCGGCGGTAAAGGTGGCACACGTATTCCTATCGCCGGTATCGCGGGCGACCAGCAGGCGGCACTGTTCGGCCAGCTGTGTGTGAAAGAAGGGATGGCGAAAAACACTTACGGCACCGGCTGCTTTATGCTGATGAACACCGGCGAAAAAGCCGTGACGTCAGAAAACGGTCTGCTGACCACCATTGCCTGCGGTCCGAGCGGCGAAGTGAACTACGCGCTGGAAGGCGCCGTGTTTATGGCCGGCGCGTCCATTCAGTGGCTGCGCGATGAGATGAAACTGATCAATGACGCCTTTGACTCCGAGTATTTCGCCAATAAAGTGAAAGACACCAACGGCGTCTATGTGGTGCCAGCCTTTACCGGCCTTGGCGCGCCATACTGGGACCCGTATGCCCGCGGTGCCATTTTCGGCCTGACGCGTGGCGTTAACTCCTGCCACATCATTCGTGCGACCCTGGAATCTATCGCCTTCCAGACCCGCGATGTGCTGGAAGCGATGCAGGCTGACTCCGGCATTCGTCTTCACGCACTGCGCGTCGACGGTGGCGCGGTAGCCAACAACTTCCTGATGCAGTTCCAGTCCGATATTCTGGGTACTCGCGTGGAACGTCCGGAAGTGCGTGAAGTCACCGCTCTGGGCGCGGCTTACCTGGCGGGCCTGGCGGTTGGTTTCTGGCAGAATCTCGATGAGCTGCAGGAAAAAGCGGTCATTGAACGCGAGTTCCGTCCGGGCATCGAAACCACCGAGCGTAATTTCCGTTACGCTGGCTGGAAGAAAGCGGTCAAACGCGCCATGGCGTGGGAAGAACACGAGTAA
- the glpX gene encoding fructose 1,6-bisphosphatase II, producing the protein MKRELAIEFSRVTEAAALAGYKWLGRGDKNTADGAAVHAMRIMLNQVNIDGQIVIGEGEIDEAPMLYIGERVGTGQGDAVDIAVDPIEGTRMTAMGQANALAVLAVGDKGTFLNAPDMYMEKLIVGPGAKGVIDLNLPLATNLQNIAKALDKPLSELTVTILAKPRHDDTIAEMQKLGVRVFAIPDGDVAASILTCMPDSEVDVLYGIGGAPEGVVSAAVIRALDGDMQGRLLARHQVKGDSEENRRIGEQELARCEAMGIEANCVLRLDDMARSDNVIFSATGITKGDLLDGISRKGNIATTETLLIRGKSRTIRRIKSIHYLDRKDANVQAHIL; encoded by the coding sequence ATGAAACGAGAACTTGCCATCGAATTTTCCCGCGTTACCGAAGCCGCCGCTCTGGCGGGTTACAAATGGTTAGGCCGTGGAGATAAAAATACGGCAGACGGCGCGGCGGTGCATGCCATGCGCATCATGCTTAACCAGGTGAATATCGACGGGCAAATTGTTATCGGCGAAGGCGAAATTGACGAAGCCCCGATGCTGTATATCGGCGAGCGCGTCGGCACCGGTCAGGGTGATGCGGTAGATATCGCGGTTGACCCGATTGAAGGCACGCGGATGACAGCGATGGGCCAGGCTAACGCGCTGGCGGTACTGGCCGTGGGCGATAAAGGCACGTTCCTTAACGCGCCGGATATGTATATGGAAAAGCTGATTGTCGGGCCGGGCGCTAAAGGCGTGATCGATTTGAATCTGCCGCTTGCGACCAACCTACAAAACATCGCAAAGGCGCTTGATAAGCCGCTGAGTGAATTGACCGTGACTATTCTGGCGAAACCGCGTCACGATGACACCATCGCTGAAATGCAAAAGCTGGGCGTGCGGGTGTTCGCCATTCCGGACGGTGATGTGGCGGCGTCGATTTTAACCTGTATGCCCGACAGCGAAGTGGATGTGCTGTACGGTATCGGCGGTGCGCCGGAAGGTGTGGTGTCTGCCGCCGTGATCCGCGCGCTGGATGGCGATATGCAGGGCCGCCTGCTGGCGCGCCATCAGGTGAAAGGCGACAGCGAAGAGAATCGCCGTATTGGCGAACAGGAGCTGGCGCGTTGCGAGGCGATGGGGATTGAAGCGAACTGCGTATTGCGTCTCGACGATATGGCGCGCAGCGATAACGTCATTTTCTCGGCGACCGGCATTACCAAAGGCGATCTGCTGGACGGCATCAGCCGCAAAGGCAATATCGCCACCACGGAGACCTTATTGATCCGCGGGAAATCACGCACTATTCGCCGCATTAAATCCATTCATTATCTCGATCGCAAAGACGCTAACGTTCAGGCGCATATACTGTAA
- the fpr gene encoding ferredoxin--NADP reductase, giving the protein MAEWVKGKVTQVQHWTDALFSLTIEAPVAPFTAGQFAKLGLEIDGERVQRAYSYVNAPDNPALEFYLVNVPEGKLSPHLHVMKPGDEINIVSEAAGFFVLEEVPDCDTLWMLATGTAIGPYLSILQYGQDLERFNNIVLVHAARYAADLSYLPLMQALEQRYEGKLRIQTVVSRETVPGSLTGRVPALIDNGELESAVGLTMQPDNSHVMLCGNPQMVRDTQQLLKETRQMTKHLRRRPGHMTAEHYW; this is encoded by the coding sequence ATGGCGGAATGGGTAAAAGGCAAAGTTACGCAGGTTCAGCACTGGACGGACGCATTATTCAGTCTCACGATCGAGGCGCCAGTCGCCCCGTTTACGGCCGGTCAGTTTGCCAAACTGGGGCTGGAAATTGACGGCGAACGCGTGCAACGCGCCTATTCATACGTAAATGCGCCCGATAACCCGGCGCTGGAGTTTTATCTGGTCAATGTACCGGAAGGGAAACTCAGCCCGCACTTACACGTCATGAAACCCGGCGATGAGATCAATATCGTCAGCGAAGCGGCGGGGTTTTTCGTACTGGAAGAAGTACCAGACTGCGACACGCTGTGGATGCTCGCAACCGGCACCGCCATCGGCCCTTATCTGTCGATTCTTCAGTATGGTCAGGATCTGGAGCGCTTTAACAATATCGTGCTGGTCCACGCTGCGCGCTATGCCGCGGATTTAAGCTATTTGCCGCTGATGCAGGCGCTTGAACAGCGCTATGAAGGGAAATTGCGCATCCAGACCGTGGTCAGCCGTGAAACCGTTCCAGGCTCGCTCACCGGACGCGTTCCGGCGCTTATTGACAATGGCGAGCTGGAAAGCGCTGTTGGCCTGACGATGCAGCCGGACAACAGCCATGTGATGTTATGCGGGAACCCGCAGATGGTGCGGGATACGCAGCAATTGCTGAAAGAGACCCGGCAAATGACTAAACATTTACGTCGTCGTCCGGGTCATATGACGGCGGAACATTACTGGTAA
- the yiiR gene encoding inner membrane protein, whose product MTLQQWLFSFKGRIGRRDFWVWIGLWLVAMALLFILVANGILDAQTAAFMLVCLLWPTSAVIVKRLHDRGKSGLWALFMILAWMLLAGNWAVLGGIWQWVVGRFVPTVIMVMLLLDLGAFIGTPGENKYGKDTLDVKYR is encoded by the coding sequence ATGACCCTGCAGCAATGGCTGTTCTCATTTAAAGGGCGCATAGGGCGCCGCGATTTCTGGGTTTGGATCGGTTTATGGCTGGTGGCGATGGCCCTGCTGTTTATTCTGGTCGCGAATGGCATTCTCGACGCGCAAACGGCGGCGTTTATGCTGGTCTGCCTGCTCTGGCCAACATCAGCGGTCATCGTGAAGCGACTGCACGATCGCGGGAAATCCGGGCTCTGGGCACTGTTTATGATCCTGGCGTGGATGCTGCTCGCCGGAAACTGGGCGGTATTAGGCGGTATCTGGCAATGGGTAGTCGGGCGTTTTGTTCCCACGGTTATCATGGTCATGCTGCTGCTCGACCTGGGGGCGTTTATCGGCACCCCCGGAGAAAACAAATACGGTAAAGACACGCTGGATGTGAAATACCGTTGA
- a CDS encoding Protein of uncharacterised function (DUF1454) — MTALRWRSASFAPSPPGQDQVTITRAATKINENLYASSALQRGTLKVKSMQITWLPIQGPEQKAAKAKALEYMAAVARVFVPLSKAQSQKQITALLTSAKGKRYYQQTVGAIRYVIADNGEKGLTFAIEPIKLALSEDLEGNNK, encoded by the coding sequence ATGACAGCGCTCCGCTGGCGCTCAGCGAGTTTCGCGCCATCTCCTCCGGGCCAGGATCAGGTCACCATTACCCGGGCTGCCACTAAAATTAACGAGAACCTTTATGCGTCCAGCGCGCTGCAACGCGGCACGCTGAAGGTGAAATCCATGCAAATCACCTGGCTTCCCATTCAGGGGCCGGAGCAAAAAGCCGCGAAAGCCAAAGCGCTGGAGTATATGGCCGCGGTGGCCCGTGTTTTTGTCCCGCTGAGCAAAGCCCAAAGCCAGAAACAGATTACCGCATTGCTCACTTCGGCAAAGGGTAAGCGCTATTATCAGCAGACGGTAGGCGCGATTCGTTATGTGATTGCAGATAACGGCGAAAAAGGGCTAACTTTCGCTATTGAACCGATTAAGCTGGCGCTATCTGAAGACCTGGAAGGAAATAATAAATGA